AGATTTGCAGGATATTTACGCCAGGCGTTTGATCTCCAGTCTTGCTTTCCAAATCAGAAAGAGTAAGAAATTGGCAATATTTAGTTTAACCGGAGGGGGTTGCCGGAGTCGTGATGTTGCGCAGCGAGTGGGTTATAAATAAGGCATATTTTATTTTAAATGCTTTCATGCCGGGTTACAACTCATTCATTCGCAAAATACAACTGCAGTAAAGACAACAACTGGTCATGCCTTATGGGTTTTGAAATATAATTATCGCAACCAGCTTTCAGGGCCTTTTCTCTATCACCAGCGAGGGCAAAAGCAGTTTGGGCTATAATAATCACCTTTTCATTGAATTTTCGAATTTCACGGGGAGCTTGATATCCATTCATCCCGGGCATTTGAATATCCATGAGCACTAAATCAATATCAGTGTTCATCCGACAAATTTCAACCGCCTCCAGCCCTGTGGCAGCTTTAAGGATTTCACGGCTATACTTTTTCAGTTTTACAGACATTAACCTTTCTGAAGTTTCATCGTCCTCGGCAATAAGAACTTTCAAACCGGAAATATTTAAAGACAACGGGGGCACTTCATTTCCAGACACAACAGATGCATTTGGTTTTCTTTCTGCTTTCTTATGGATGGGTATGGTAAAAAAGAAAGTTGAGCCTTTAGATTCTTCACTTACCAACCAAATTCTTCCACCCAGCATTTCAACATGGGCTTTCGAAATAGTCAAACCGAGACCTGCGCCCTGCCTTGCCATTTTATCGCCAATATCAGCCTGTATAAAACGCTCAAAAACAGCTTCATGCCTTTCTTTCGGGATTCCTATTCCCGTGTCCTTTACGTAAAATTCAAATTCATCAGCTTTTTCAATATACCCAAATTCAATTGTTCCGGTATCGGTATACTTTATGGCATTTTTAACCAAATTGGAAAGAATTCCATACAACTTCTCCCCATCTGTTTGTATAATTGCTTCTTTACCGGATAAAGCGCAAGCAAAAGACAAGTTGAGTTTTTTTTGTCTGGCGTCCAGTATTAACGAATCATAAACAAATTGCATTTGATGGTTTATATTCGTTTCGGAAAGGTAAATGTCCATTATACCCGACTCTATCTTCGAAATGCTTATGATATCATTGATAAGATTAAGCATGCGGGCTCCGCTTTTCTCGATAATCCTGATATAATTCTGCTGTTCTTCACCCGTAAGTGTCGGTTTTTTCAACAAATCGGCAAAGCCAAGAATTCCGTTCATAGGTGTACGGATTTCATGACTCATATTTGCCAGGAAAGCTGATTTCAGTCGATCACTTTCTTCGGCTTTTTCCTTAGCCAGTCTTAACTGCGTTTTCTCCCTGATTAGTTCCTGATTCGCTTTTTTGATTTTGCCGGAATTTCTTTCAAACTGATATGCTCCTATAACAACCAGAACAGCTGCCGAAATCAGAAAAAAATTATTATTGATAAGCATGTATATTTCTGATAGCCCCGGCAAACCATCAGATTGCTCAAGCTTAAAAAAAACAGTCAGGTTGTATAAAACTATTGTAGAAAATGCAATATAAATGGTTGTATAAAAATTTATCCGGTAAATATAACTAGCCCAAAGCATTATCAAAATCAAACCAGCATAATATGTATTGTTAGCCATGTCGCCGGGCTTGCTTAAAGCTACCATTATCAGGATACCCAATTGACCGGAAGTAAGTAAAAGAAACAATACGGCTTTGCTATAACGATAAAATGGCTTGTAATATGATAGTAAGAAAGTTACAATGAGCATGGGGAATATGAATGCATACCGGATAATCCAGGCAATATTGTAGTTGGATGGCATGGCATAATAATCAAGCAAACCAAAGGCGCCATATATGACCATTCCAAAAATGAGTCCCAAGCGCAATATCCCCGGCGATAAATCTATATTATCAGCCAGTAAATTAGGAAGTCGGAGCCTTATACGCTTCACGTTTAGTTATTTTTACAGCTACAAGAAATAAAGAATCCAAGATAAACTAAAACATCACAAATGTAGCAATTATACATGGCTCTATCGGCAAGAATTATGCGCTTTAGCTCCCGAAAATTTTCAAAAAACTCCGCAACCGAATATTCCGGATGTATGCAGGCTTCCCATCCTGAAAAAGACCAGTCTTTGCTGTGCAAAACACAACTTTTCTCTATCAGCTGAGCAAATGAACAGATTCTTTGAGCTATCTATGCCCGGGAGACCTTTGCTTTTTAAGACTTCGTCAATTATTTGTCATGGCGCCCATAGCTTTAGCCCATAATTTGTACTGAATCCCATCCCCGGCTGCTGATTAACTCATCGCCCTGAAAAGGGAGCAATTCTGTCAAGGTTTATCGCCGGTACTTTATCCTACCGGAGCTTAACATCGCTTTGCGTACTGTTTATTGACGGCTGTTTTGTTTAATTATTCTGACAATGCGGTTATACATCACCTCCGACAAATTCCAGTTATAGCCATTAAAATCAACTGTATTTGTAAATTGAATAACCACCGCATCTATCTCTTTCTCATACCAGGCGAGGGTTTGATAACCAGGTATCAACCCTGTATGCCCAAATTTATATAATGAGCTATAGATTTCCTTTTCCTTCTCATCTTTAAATACTGATCCATTATTTAACGCCCTGATAAATTTCCCTAAATCTTCTGCAGTGGCCAACATTGAACCATTATCCTCTGTTTTTAAGTCT
This Lentimicrobiaceae bacterium DNA region includes the following protein-coding sequences:
- a CDS encoding response regulator is translated as MVALSKPGDMANNTYYAGLILIMLWASYIYRINFYTTIYIAFSTIVLYNLTVFFKLEQSDGLPGLSEIYMLINNNFFLISAAVLVVIGAYQFERNSGKIKKANQELIREKTQLRLAKEKAEESDRLKSAFLANMSHEIRTPMNGILGFADLLKKPTLTGEEQQNYIRIIEKSGARMLNLINDIISISKIESGIMDIYLSETNINHQMQFVYDSLILDARQKKLNLSFACALSGKEAIIQTDGEKLYGILSNLVKNAIKYTDTGTIEFGYIEKADEFEFYVKDTGIGIPKERHEAVFERFIQADIGDKMARQGAGLGLTISKAHVEMLGGRIWLVSEESKGSTFFFTIPIHKKAERKPNASVVSGNEVPPLSLNISGLKVLIAEDDETSERLMSVKLKKYSREILKAATGLEAVEICRMNTDIDLVLMDIQMPGMNGYQAPREIRKFNEKVIIIAQTAFALAGDREKALKAGCDNYISKPIRHDQLLSLLQLYFANE